A single genomic interval of Staphylococcus hyicus harbors:
- the folD gene encoding bifunctional methylenetetrahydrofolate dehydrogenase/methenyltetrahydrofolate cyclohydrolase FolD, which yields MSAKILDGKQIAKDYRQGLQDEVEVLKQKGYTPKLSVILVGNDGASQSYVRSKKKAAEKIGMISEVIHLDEETSEADVLKELDRLNNDDTVSGILVQVPLPKQVNEQKVLDAIDPDKDVDGFHPINIGRLYLDEAKLIPCTPLGVMELLKHADINLEGKNAVVIGRSHIVGQPVSKLLIQQNATVTILHSRSKNIHEHLKNADVIVSAVGRPGMVKKENVKEGAVVIDVGNTPDENGKLKGDVEYDEVSEVAGAITPVPGGVGPMTITMVLNNTLIAEKMRRGLE from the coding sequence ATGAGTGCAAAAATTTTAGATGGTAAGCAAATCGCAAAGGACTACCGCCAAGGTTTGCAAGATGAGGTTGAAGTTTTAAAACAAAAAGGGTATACACCTAAATTATCAGTCATTTTAGTCGGTAACGATGGTGCCAGCCAAAGTTATGTGCGTTCTAAAAAGAAAGCTGCTGAAAAAATCGGAATGATTTCAGAAGTCATTCACTTAGATGAGGAAACATCTGAAGCGGATGTATTAAAAGAACTTGATCGTTTAAACAATGATGACACAGTGAGTGGTATCTTAGTGCAAGTTCCACTTCCTAAACAAGTCAATGAACAAAAGGTATTGGATGCGATCGATCCTGATAAAGATGTTGACGGTTTCCACCCAATCAACATTGGTCGCTTATACTTAGATGAAGCAAAATTAATCCCTTGTACACCCCTTGGTGTCATGGAATTACTTAAACATGCAGATATTAACTTAGAAGGTAAAAATGCTGTTGTTATCGGTCGTAGCCACATTGTTGGTCAACCTGTATCTAAATTATTAATTCAACAAAATGCAACTGTTACAATTCTTCATTCTCGAAGTAAAAATATTCATGAACATCTTAAAAATGCAGATGTAATTGTCAGTGCTGTAGGTCGTCCTGGAATGGTGAAAAAAGAAAATGTTAAAGAAGGTGCTGTCGTTATCGACGTTGGTAACACACCTGATGAAAATGGCAAATTAAAAGGTGACGTTGAATACGACGAAGTATCAGAAGTTGCTGGTGCCATCACACCTGTACCTGGTGGTGTTGGTCCAATGACGATTACAATGGTACTTAACAATACATTAATTGCTGAAAAAA
- the purK gene encoding 5-(carboxyamino)imidazole ribonucleotide synthase, translating into MTYNKLKFGATIGIIGGGQLGKMMAQSAQKMGYRVVVLDPDNACPTKHVAHQFIHAAYDDEAALNELGEQSDVITYEFENINAEQLKKLTTRFNVPQGYEAIQLLQDRFIEKQSISKAGAHVVPFLQITSEGDLKEAGQRLGYPFIVKTRFGGYDGKGQVLVDSDVAFDEAKTLIAQQECVAEQYLNLKREVSLTVTRGVDGSVVFFPLQENEHRNQILFKTIVPARDDHEVLAREEVKKIMKAIHFVGTFTVEFFVDDNHQLFVNEIAPRPHNSGHYSIEACDYSQFDTHIMAVTGQTLPENIELLKPAVMMNLLGKDLDLLEDEFNLHPEWHVHIYGKTTRKPLRKMGHLTQLTDQIEDTEQNLVAYFEGRKS; encoded by the coding sequence ATGACTTACAATAAACTCAAATTTGGAGCAACGATAGGCATTATTGGTGGAGGCCAACTTGGAAAAATGATGGCACAATCTGCGCAAAAGATGGGCTATCGCGTTGTTGTTCTGGATCCTGACAATGCATGCCCAACTAAGCACGTTGCACATCAATTTATTCATGCTGCATATGATGACGAAGCTGCATTAAACGAATTAGGTGAACAATCAGATGTAATCACGTACGAGTTTGAGAATATTAATGCTGAACAACTCAAAAAGTTAACGACACGTTTTAATGTTCCTCAAGGATATGAAGCAATTCAATTATTGCAAGATCGTTTTATTGAGAAACAATCTATCTCTAAAGCCGGGGCACATGTTGTTCCGTTTTTACAAATTACTTCTGAAGGTGATTTAAAAGAGGCTGGTCAACGACTCGGTTATCCATTCATCGTGAAAACACGCTTTGGTGGTTATGACGGTAAAGGTCAAGTATTAGTAGATTCTGATGTAGCCTTTGACGAAGCCAAAACATTAATTGCGCAACAAGAATGTGTCGCTGAACAATATTTAAATTTAAAAAGGGAAGTCTCATTAACTGTTACAAGAGGAGTAGATGGTAGCGTCGTATTCTTCCCGCTTCAAGAAAACGAACATCGCAATCAAATTTTGTTTAAAACCATCGTACCAGCGAGAGATGACCATGAAGTATTAGCACGTGAGGAAGTCAAAAAGATTATGAAGGCTATTCATTTTGTAGGTACGTTCACCGTAGAATTTTTTGTGGATGATAATCATCAACTATTTGTGAATGAAATCGCACCTAGACCACATAACTCAGGACACTATTCTATTGAAGCGTGTGACTATTCACAATTTGATACGCATATTATGGCTGTAACGGGTCAAACGCTTCCGGAAAATATTGAACTCTTAAAACCTGCAGTGATGATGAATTTACTCGGCAAAGATTTAGATTTACTCGAAGATGAATTTAACTTACATCCAGAATGGCACGTGCATATTTATGGCAAAACAACACGTAAGCCATTGAGGAAAATGGGGCATTTAACACAATTAACGGACCAAATTGAAGATACAGAACAAAATCTTGTCGCATATTTTGAAGGGAGAAAATCATGA
- the purE gene encoding 5-(carboxyamino)imidazole ribonucleotide mutase has protein sequence MKIAVIMGSSSDWQIMKEACDMLEYFNIPYDKKVVSAHRTPHIMVDFATHAYENGYRAIIAGAGGAAHLPGMVASMTTLPVIGVPIESKSLKGLDSLLSIVQMPGGIPVATTAIGKAGAKNAGILAARILGTTNESIQRQLCAYEQSLVEKVEDMQNDLQ, from the coding sequence GTGAAAATTGCGGTCATAATGGGGAGTTCATCAGACTGGCAAATTATGAAAGAAGCATGTGATATGCTGGAATATTTTAATATTCCGTACGATAAGAAGGTTGTTTCTGCACATCGTACGCCACACATAATGGTAGATTTTGCAACACATGCGTATGAAAACGGATATCGTGCGATTATTGCAGGAGCTGGAGGGGCGGCGCATTTACCAGGTATGGTCGCGTCTATGACTACGTTACCGGTCATCGGGGTCCCAATTGAATCTAAAAGTTTGAAGGGCCTGGATTCATTATTATCTATCGTTCAAATGCCTGGAGGTATACCAGTGGCAACAACGGCGATTGGTAAAGCAGGAGCTAAAAATGCAGGCATACTTGCTGCGCGTATATTAGGAACAACAAATGAATCGATTCAACGTCAACTTTGCGCTTACGAACAATCACTCGTTGAAAAAGTGGAGGATATGCAAAATGACTTACAATAA